The nucleotide window cttgggttggcctgatGGTGTTGGCTTGAGATCTTCGAGTGTGCTTCTATCAaggtctcatgttcgattctcCCCGGTGCCAATATTGGTGGGATAGTttggcttaaaaaaaaactgcatAATTTATTTTCCATGTTCTGATTGTTTGGTATCAATTTATTAGAGTACGGCTATTCGAAATGTTGCTTACAAACGAAGACATCTGCTATAGGCAAGTGGGTCACATAGATCCAAGTCTTTTAGTAATTGGTACACTGTCAATGATCCAATGGCCCCATATGTaagggtgtgtgtgtgtgtctagtGCTGCTTCTATAATACTTTTCTCAATTATTTATTCGTAAAAATGGTCCAAGGATGATATCAATCAAGTTTCGGTAAGCACCTCCAAGTAGTCAGATAATGTTAACATACATACCGCTGTGGACAACATGGAATTCAGTGGTCAATATTGTAGGTTGTCTAtattattttgaatgtttttactTAATTGTAACTTTATACTGAATGCAACTTGATTTATTGTGTGCAATAACTCATTTGGGGTTGGCTTATGacataaatatatgtagttTCATAGTTCTCgactttgttttattattatcatctctTTTTTCCGACTCTTATCGATGCAATATACCAAGCTaccaaaaaaagagaaaagatagTGCATAACACAATGGACCTCATTGCCAAAGATCAAGAGCAAAAGAACAAGCTCgcaaaataaagaaaacttaaaaaatgGGTTTCCATGCAAAGGATTGGATTTGACTAGATTCTAGAAATAATACCCAACCAATCAGAAATAATTGAAATACTTTTGGTGATCATAGGAAAATAATAGCTAATCATAGACTGCCAAGCTATGCTCGAGCAAATTTGTGCAATTATCACTGTtgtgtaacatttttctttcaaatgtaATATTGACATGGCTACTAATTAGTTCAAGATAGGTTACTATTTGGAAGATGTATGTATCTTCAGCTGAGCTTCTTTTCATGTTCttattgaaaaattgaataataaaaaaaatatatgattgagTGCttgtataataatatatacaacCATACAAAAAAAAGTACTCTGTTTTTTctgaaacaaaattcaaatctgCCAAAACATTTAACATTCAAATCGTTTGTCTTTATAGTCAAATGTAGTAAATTATATCCACCTAACTCAAAGtacaatgtattttttttcttttactttataACTCTACAACCGGTAAAGTTATTGTCATGTGTCAGAAATGTTGCGGGCTCAAGTCTTGAAAACACTTTCTTGCATATAAAATAGGGTAAAATTACGTATAATACACTAAATGATGTGATCATTTTCTCGACTCGTGTATACAGGAGCTTTAGTGCAACATACTGTTCTACTTTATCAACAGTATAAGTTTAAATGTGATGCAGATCATTGGACAAAGTCTGTAGTTCTCTTCATGACACATTATAGATGTGATCTTAGATACCTACTCAGAAGTGGGGATGCACTAATAAAGTCCTCATTATATCTTGGATTCTTCACCCATGCAAAGTCACATCTAGCTATAAGAATCCTCCACATTactcatttttattaaatttccCTTAAGATGAAGGACAAAAATTGGACAGTTATAGTACTGTTCCCTCTGCAGGAATTCTAAGAACTTATTAATGCAATTTCAGTTGCCAACTTGCCATTACCATGTCAAGTATCATAAACAATTTGTTTATATAAATCTTATCAGAATGTGCTTCAATCCTCATTCGGCTATTTTCTGCCAAGAAAATTCTTGGTGTCCAATTATCTTCTCCTTCTCTACCAGTTAGCATAGATACCCTATGAGAatccatgttttttttcttctcttgtttttgtCAAATATAAAAAGGGtcttttcttctcattcttGTAGGGAATGCTGTCTTCCTCATTTGGGGAAAGTTCCTATAGTTTTCTAGTTCTGTTATTCTGGCAGTATTGACACTATTTGATTGGTTACACTTATCATTGTTTTCTTCAAGAATAATATTCagctccattttattttatttttcggtCGGAAGATAAATAAAGTCTGATCAAAGATAGTTCTGGTTAGGGTTTTCAGCTCATGGTAATAAAAATGTCATCTAATGTCTTGCATGTGGGAATGAGGTCATATATGCAGCCAAGGATGACTTGCCGGCGAGCCTCTTTCGATACTTTTATGACATAATTAATCATGTGGATAGCCAAGGTACTAAACTCACTTTGcactaaaacaaatatttttgctTTAGTGCAAACTTAGTTTAGGCGCTTCGCAACGGCTAGTCAAATGTCCTAGTTCCAATGTGATTGGTTGTCCGGCAAGTCGTCTCTGGCTACGTAAAGGCCTCCTTTTTTCATGCTagatttttgatgatttgatataGCCACACATATTTTGGAATGATCAATGGTGAGAGCGATGCACAAATGCTAGGTGAATACTAATGATTTAATCAACTTGCTGGATTTTGCAGGTATATTTCATCATATTGTCAGCAGTGCTTCAAGTGGTTACTTACAATATAAAATATCAGCCTAGTGTACCCTATGAGTATTTTATAAGcatttccatttgtttattttttgatttaaaaaattaatcctTTTTGTAGTGTTTTCTTTCTTCAGTTTAGATGAGAAAAGCTTAGCTTATTTAATTTGTGgagttttcatatatatatatatatattgagagGAAAAAAAACTTCTTATCTTTTCACTCTCCATTTTAATGCTTTCTTCTTACTTAGTCATTGGTAAATATAAACACTTATTATAAGTTATATTCATaacaaaagaaagataaaatatagTCGATTTGGTTTCGTATAAAGttataaataatttcaaaaactaTTATGGAGAGTTTATGAATGTAAGTTAAAAATAACTGAAccaattattttcataagttaacTCAAACAGTCTCATAAATAGGTATGCAAGTagatcccttcaaaaaaaaaaaagttatgcaagtagataaactcaaataatgtGCATGTATTCGATTTTCTTCAAAGGGCTTCCCCTTTCCCTTCTAACAAACCTTATATCATGCAATTGTTATTTTTACCTTAgtcattatttattgaaaatatcatatatGTGCATGTTTTGATAAGGTTTATATAAACACGATTTTTGAATATAATTGGTGTGGATTGCCCATGGTGAATGAACTCTCTAAAGTGTtgcttaaattaatttttgtcacTTCTACTCATACATGATATCTAAATGTGGCTTTTGATGCACGGACAAACACGCATTAAATGAAGTAGTTCTCAAATACGTTTGTAGCATGTTTATTTGTCCTCGGATGAAGTGACAAATACCACCTAAACTCACATATATGCGATTATGCTAAACCCCATTTTTTCCCcctaaaatacaaaaaagttCTGATCACACACAAAATCAGTACCTCAAGAAAGTTACGTTGGGTGAAACAAGGttctatttttagaaataaagcATGCTTTATGTCTGAAACATTATGCAGTTATGACCGGACACAAATTTAATCTAAACTGTTTAAGACATAGCTCCCCTGTCAACCATTGATGTCCTCACATGGATAGCTGTTTAAACTAATTTTATCTTTGGACCTATAATCTAATTTTCTTTTACCCATTTTGATGCAATCAGTAGAGTGTAAGAGTggttttatattcttttttctgtcaaataataataaaaaattcatatcattCTTTAGATAATTATTGAGGGTTGGGTATGTCACCTGATTTAAGTTAATGATTAAGAAGTTGGAGTTCTGGACTTCAAAttctaacaaataaaaaaaactaacatactaacattttccattaaaaaaaaacttgaaaattacaGGACCacataaaaaagaagataataatCTAGAACTAACATAAGAGATAGATGCAGTTGCAAGGGTGTAAGCAACTATatcgatttttattttatttttttgttttaactcTCTGATCTTTAGAAAATGAGATTGATATTCTGCAAAGTTcaaccaaaaaataagaaaaatctgGCTAAATATTATTTCAACCATAGTTcgattttgtgtattttttcGGAATTAGAGCCAGAAAGATGTTGTCTTTTCGGAATCCCAATGACTTTTGAAGTATTTGACCAGATGCAGTCCTCATAAATGCTAATATACcctaattatcttttttttcttttttattttattttatgaaaactaattcattttttaatgaatatactccctccgtcccagtTTAACTGAATTAGTTTATCTTTTcacataaatttttaaaaaaagtgtataaatgaaagagagaaaaaaatgattttgagtgtctttgtcaagtattggtgcattattctttatcataaatgtaaagttgaatatattgaattaggagtagtgaaagtaatattattatagatataattggaaaaaagtaattaatgctgtattgaaaaataaaatggacGAAGATTcctgagacaattttttttttacaaatgactcAGTTAAACTGAGACGGACGGAGTATTTCTCAACcctcaaaatataaatatctgcCACCAAGTAGACAAATGAGCCAACTACTTGAAATATAAGTAGAcaaaaatcacaattgaaatataatacatgaactcaaaatataaataagttttCCTTCAACCCTTCATAAACCAATATTTAATTCAAACTcaaaacatgaaagaaaaaaaaaacttacaagaaattaaaacaCCCCACACATATACCCTAATTatctaaccaaaaaaatataccctaattatccttttttttttaatttataaaaactaattacCCGTATCATTATTTTAATGAATACATGTAGAAAAATGAACTAACTACTTGAAATAAAAGTGGACAACTGAAATATATAATACATGaactcaaaatataaataaatatataatacatgaacatcaaaatataaataagttttCCACTTTTCCTTCAACCGTTCATAAACCTATATTTAATTCAAACTAAaaacatgaaaggaaaaaacttgcaagaaattaaaatatccCATTAAAGACATATTACACATACGCTTGTAAAATTCATAGACATAGATGAAGGGGAAATTGaaggagaaaatgaaaataaggaTGAATTACAAAGGTATAAGACCTTCTCCTACAAGCAATCCAAACATGAGAACAAGGAGACCAATTGTGATGCTTTGACTTGGTGATATGAAGGTTTGTGAGTAAGCAAATAAGGTAAAAGCTGCACCAATTAATCCAATCAGAAGTGCTTTTGTGTTTTgactcattttcttcttctcttccttcTTTTTGGGATGAGGGATTTGAACTTTCTTTTTTGACTTCATGAAGGATTTGATCTTGAAGATGCTAATTTTTGTGTCAAAGTTTTGATGGTTTTGCTAATGTTTAGCTATGAATCAATCTTACAACATCTTTTATATTAGTCTTTCTATTGCAAGTCAACGCTTTGTATGAGATGATggtatttaatttaatagagTATATAATATGGTTAATAGATTGATTATTGATCCACTTGGAAATAAAATATCCACCTAAACGAAAGTTGATTGTACAAGCAACAATATGTTAGGTAAATTCATAGTTGTGTTCACTATTCATAATCTTAGTTGTGTTTTCGAACAATTGATTTATGATGCGATTTGAATTGTTAGATTAAGATCaaacaattcatattttaattttaataaattaaatccaaaatacaaaatcaaaatttgaatagtGCAATCTTTATaccataaaataaatcaaagtaAATGGATAACACCTATAAAATTGTGATATTTGTTGATTATAGTTTTATCAACTAATATTAAGGCATTgaggaaaaaagaaacaaattatcAACTAATGAGCATATTCAGTATAGGaacatcatatatcatataactttaattttagtatttttactTTCATAATTCATAAGGTAGTAAAAAAAGTGCACTTatgatttaaattgaaaattctcTATAGCATTCAAGGTAGAGCATTAAGAGTGAAAGAGAGATCAAGATCCATAATAGCTTTTGGACTTGCCGAGCACCTCTTAGTGATATGCACCTTCTTTCATCATATCATCCCAAAGACCCAAACCCTGCTTCCTTCTTCAACTACATCTTTAAGAAGAGGGATTTAATTTTTTGGGGCGGTGAGTTTCCTATAGAGAGGGCAGAGAAAGGGGAAGCTACAGAGGCCTCTACGGTGGCCAACATATTGTTCACATCACCGACATCCCCGTGAACAATGATTAATCTTACCATAAGTCAAACACCGTCAAAATTATGCGGTCGCGTCTCTGCGTATTCATATGCACACACAATGTTAACCATTCCTTCCAATATGCCCCGACTCAATTCAAATCAATCACACCAACAGATATTAACAATTTAGTTACATCAATGCAGATTTAGACATTAGTTAGTTAttgatcgtacctgatcagaaggtgaaTGCCGGTGCTTTGAATGCGGTGGTTTAAGTGGTGGTTGAATACGTAAAGAGTGCTTCTTGGAACGGTAGGGGGTGTGTACCTGCAGGCACtccaacgctcaagtcagtagagGTTAGAGAGTGAGGGTTAAGAGGGAGAGATATATTCTACCTTGGGGACCCTATATATAGAGGTGGAGGGCTGCAGAGCCGTTGTGAAGACACACCTAAGTCTGGCGGTTACGAAATCGTAGGAAGTGTAATCGTCAGAGAGATTATTGCGGGAATATGCAAAGAGACGTTGTAGCTCATTTGAACCGATCTTGCTTGCTCCGTGCACCCCCTTCGCGGAGAAGGGGTATGTCACAAGTAAGTTTGCCAAACGTGAAGTTTGGGCTTGGGACTGTGTTGGGCCTAAATAAATGGACCTAAAGTCCTTTTGGCCGGTCCAGAACAGTTATGATTAGCTACACATGTAATCGCCTATGTTGTGGTGTACATATTTTACCATATACGGCCACTTTCCATGCTTTTACAGTTAGTTTCGTTGAGATCCTCTATGGAGCTCCAATCACCATATTCTGTCATGCCACCACATGTTGTTTTGCCACTTTTATATTTACCTATCAACCGGTGCTTTCATTTTTAATACCTCGAATGACATAGTCTGATTGTGGAATCTTTGATACAAACATCAATTTGGAGGAGTGGAGTAGTGATGACATTAACCAAGATAAAGCAACAACGGATAACAAAAGAGGTTAAAGTGAagagaacaaataaaaaaggatgtttaagtAAAAAGACTTGTTACTAATGACAATTGAGATAACAAAATTTGCTATGATATAGATTCTTGATACTTTTGAAATAACTATTTAATATATCATGACGCTCTAGAGAGCAATGGTGGTTCTTcttaaaaccaatttttcatcTTACATTCATGTCAATGAAAAATTCTTACACGATTCTTGTTTTACCATGATCAAA belongs to Medicago truncatula cultivar Jemalong A17 chromosome 6, MtrunA17r5.0-ANR, whole genome shotgun sequence and includes:
- the LOC11414474 gene encoding uncharacterized protein; amino-acid sequence: MKSKKKVQIPHPKKKEEKKKMSQNTKALLIGLIGAAFTLFAYSQTFISPSQSITIGLLVLMFGLLVGEGLIPL